From the Patescibacteria group bacterium genome, the window GGTTTTCGGGAAGCTGTGGATTTGCAGGCCGGGGTGAATACCTTGACCATTACCGCCCGAAAAAAGCGCAGCCGTCCGGCCACAGTGACCCGCCGTATTCTCGTCCAGGTTCCGGCTGTGGTACAATAGGCGAGCTCCGGAAACGGGGCCTGACAGGGCGAATCTCACCATTTATTGAGTTATTTTTCTCCTATGGCAAAAGCAAAAAACACTACTCCAGCAGCCCCGTCTCTGGATGCCCGGCACAAGGCCGCGCAGGAAGCAATTAGCCAGATTCAGGACCGTTTTGGCGAGGGCTCCATTATGACCCTGGCCAAGCAAACCGTGCAGCGTGTGGAAGCCATTCCCACTGGCTGCTTGTCCTTGGACCTCGCCCTGGGCGTGGGCGGCGTGCCCCGCGGTCGGGTCATTGAAATTTTCGGTCCGGAAGCTTCCGGGAAAACCACCCTCACCCTGCACATCATTGCCGAAGTGCAGAAGGAGAAGGGGATTGCCGCATTCGTGGACGCAGAGCATGCTCTGGACCCGGACTACGCACGCAAGGTTGGTGTGAATGTGGATGAGCTGCTCATCTCCCAGCCAGACAACGGCGAGCAAGCTTTGGAAATTGTGGAAACCCTGGTTCGCAGCAATGGCGTGGACGTCATTGTGGTGGACTCGGTGGCGGCGCTCACCCCCAAGGCGGAAATTGAAGGCGAGATGGGGGACAGCCACATGGGTTTGCAAGCCCGGCTCATGAGCCAGGCCCTGCGGAAGCTCACCGCCATTATTGCCAAGACGAAGACCGTGGTCATCTTCATCAACCAGACCCGCATGAAGATCGGCATCATGTTCGGCAACCCGGAGACAACTACCGGCGGCATGGCCTTGAAGTTCTACTCCTCGGTACGCATTGACGTGCGCCGCATTGCCCAGCTGAAGAGCGGGGAAGCCATTGTGGGCAACCGCGTGAAGTCCAAGATCGTCAAGAACAAAGTTGCTCCGCCCTTCCGCGTGGCCGAGTTTGACATTATGTACGCCGAAGGTATTTCCGCCAGCGGTGACCTCATTGACCTGGGCCTGGCTCAAGGTGTACTAGAGAAGTCCGGCAACACCGTGAGTTTTGGCGAGCAGAAGCTGGGCGTGGGTCGCGAACAGAGTAAGACTTTCCTCCGGGAAAACCCCAAAGTTGCTGCAGACCTCCGCGCCGCAATCCTCAAGCGGGTGAAAGAGAAGGAAGCGGAAGAGAAGGTAGGGAAGCCGAGTTAAGAACTTTGAAAGAGGAACTGAGAACCAGAAGAGCTCCGCAGGTGCGGGGCTTTTTGGCACTATGCTTGACATATTTTCGATTATTTGTTACATTTCTTGGTCAAGAAATAGTAGAAATATTTTAACTCAAAATGTGGATCCAACCTTGATCGTTGGATAAGAAATTGGAGGAAAACTTTGAAAGATTTGGATCATGCCATCATCGTGAAGTTAAATGGCAGAGAAACTGACACGTTGGTGACCGAAGCACAAATACGTGAAGCAGGTGAAAAAATTCGTGCTGAGCTTGTAAAATTATCCCTGCCAAGCTGGTACATTGAAAAGCTTATTACGATTAATGCAAAAAAGGTTGCTCAAAGCCTCGATGAGGTATTCCAGGGTTGCGTTGGGATGTTTAATGAAGTTATCGTCCGAAAGGTGAAGGTAGATCGGAACCGCACTTCAGAACAGGTGTTGGCAGCCACTGGTAAGCGAGTTACGATTGCTGGCAATATGCCAAATGGCGCAGGAGAAGAAGTTGATGTTTTTTTCTTCCCCATAACTAAAAGTCCTGACAAATATACTATTTATTGGGGTCTGAAGCTACATGGTCTGAAAGCTGATCCCTATGCAGTAGCTCAAGTCAATATCGACGATCCAGAATTTGCCACCACGCATCCCAATGGAACTCTCTGGGAACGCAATCCAAATAGCGGTAGCAATTCAGACTGGAGCCACCTACAAGTAACGGCTGAATTCGTTGAAGTCAGCATCAGCTGGCAACGTTGGCACGGTGAATGGTGGATCGGTGGTGTCCTCGCCTAATGCTCATTCAATTTGACGGTAGTAAAGTCCCCGCATCATCACTGGTGCGGGGCTCTTCTGTATCCACGATGTAGATTAACGCGATGCTGAGGTAACGTGCTTTACGTCTGCATCATCAAGCACGTGCTTTGTATGGAGAACGTCCATGAGCATCTCAATCTTGCGATCTGGTCTGCGGTTCAGTACAACCAGGTCTCCGCGGAGGTCGGCGAGTTTGTCGTCAAGGTAATCCTTGGTCACCATTCGGGTTTCGAATTGTCCGAGTTGGTGTTTCAGAGCATTCTTGGTTACCATGTTTGCCCGCAACGACTGTAACTCGTGCTGCACTGGGATTAGCTGTTCTGCCAGATGGGTTTTTGTTACCATCTGCCGTTCAGTTATATCCGCTAAGCTGTGGACAGCTTCCAGAACATCTTGGATTGTGGGTTCAGATTCTTTAGGCATAAATAGGTGCGAAATGAGTGAGAATCCGCCTCTTGTCGGATTCCCAGCATAGCGCGGCTTTTGGGTGCGTGCAAGTTTGGGGTGCGGGGTATGATATTGACGTTTCTTTTGCTTCACATTAAGGTAAGAGACCTACACGACCTTTGAAAAACCTCCTGCCATAGCTGAAAGTCCCTGCATTTTTCTGGGGGTTTCCAGCTGTGGCATGCGAAACATACCACCCAGCCGGCCCGTTTCTGATTCTGGCAAGGTGCCTGAACAGAGAATGAGCTGCAACGCAGAAAGGAGCGATGACGATGCGCAAAACATCGATCACGCCTCAGCAACTTGATCAGTTTCGTCAGTTAGGCGAGGCTCGATTGAAAAAGATGGGTATCACCAGCGAAGAGTTCCAATTGGCAGTTATTGCCCAAGGTGGTGTCTACCAAGATAAGTTGGAGGAGATCATTCGGGAAATGATAAAATTCCATCAACGTTCCATCGAGCCGCACATCCTTGCCCGCAAGACCTTTGACCCCGAGCAGTTCATCGGGGAAGGTTGGACGATTGACGAGCGGATCGGTAAGCGATCTGATGGCAACCTGGACGCCGGGCAGATTACACGAAAGGATTATTCCACATCCGATGTATCGTACATCAACGGCGAAGAACGCTTGCAATGCATCAAGATCACTCCGGATGACATTCAACTGGATGGCGAGGATTTCCTCGCTCTCTATGAGGAAAAAGATCAGTTGACTTTGCGATGGCTCTACGAAACCAAGGGTTTCGAATGGCTTTCCTTCTGGGGAATTATTCTGCGTGACCCAGAAGGCAACCGTAAGGTCCTGTACCTGTACCGGGACGTCGGCGGTTCCTGGGTCTGGCGCTGTCTCTGGGTCGACATCGACGATTGGTATTCCAGCATTCCTTCGGCTGTGCTCGCAAGCCCGCTCGCCGAAGCCAAAGCGTAGGCGAATCAGCAGGCATATTGTTCTACTTTGGCGCTTTGACTTAGACACTTGGTCTTTCGTAAAATCCCCGCATCATCACTGGTGCGGGGCTTTTTTACAAACCAAAAGCCGAGGCATGAAAGCCTCGACTACCCAGCTCATTCTTCATAGCGACTTCAGTCGCGTAAGGAAAGGAATGTCTAACCGCACTTCCGCCAAAGGCGGATCCGGCTTCGCCGGAAAAGTGCGTTTGAAGGTTTTAGATTAAAGTCCGTTGGAAGTTTACTCCCCAGCCCGTGCCGTGTACTCGCCCGTCTCGGTGCTGACCATGATTCGTTCCCCAGATTTGATGAAGAGGGGAGCTTTGACTTGCAGGCCGTTGTCCAAGGTGATGGTCTTGGCGGTGTTGGTGGCGGTGTCCCCGCGCACGGCGTCAGGTGAGTCTGTCACGGTGTACTCAATTTTTTTGGGTAATTGAATGGTGACGGGCTTGCTCTCAAACTGCAGCACGTCCACCACCAAACCCTCTTTTAGGTACTTCACCTGGTCACCCAGTTGCTCGGTGGTCAGGAAGAACTGGTCGTAGGTCTCCTGGTCCATAAAGTAGTGCTCCGTGTCCTGGGCGTACAGGTAGCTGGCTTTGGTGCGGGATAAATCTGCCTCCGGGATTTTGTCCCCAGGTTTGAAGGTTTGCTCCAGCACCCGGCCGGAAATAAGGTTCTTCAGCTTCGTCCGCATCACCGGTTTGCGTTGCGCTGTGCGCATGAAGTCAGACCACAGTACCACGTAGGGCTCGTTGTCGATGGTGATGGCGACCCCAATGCGGAGGTCATTCATGGTGAGGACGGACATAGGTTACGAATTACGAAATAAAGATACGAATATACGAATTACGAATGGGGGGGGGGAGGATGAGGAACGAAGAAGAGAGAACCAGATAAACCAAGCCTGGATCTCAATTGCGCCTTCCATCATCACCTTATAACCATACTCGCCGCCACACCCAAACCCTCAACCTCTTACCGCGGCGTATACGGCACGAGCGCCATGAAGCGTGCGCGCTTGATTGCTTCTGCCGTCATCCGTTGGTGGCGCATGCACAGACCCGTGCGGCGGCGGGGGAGAATCTTGCTGTAGGAGGAGATGAACTTCTGGTAGCCACGGGGATCTTTGTAATCCAAGGAGGTATTGCCCAAGACGCAGAAGTGGCACTGCTTGGGTGGCGGGGGGAGCGTGGCTTGTTTTTGACGTTGTTGGCGCATACAGGGAGCAGGGGAGGACTAGAATGGAATATCTTCGACGTTCACTTCGGGTTCTGCGTCTGCAGGAGCCGGGGTGTCCGTGGGGGCTGGGGCGTCAGCTGTTGGTGCAGCAGCGCGTTGGCCAGGGCGATCTAGCATGATGAGGTTTTCGGCCACAATTTCCGTACGATACTTCTTCTGGCCAGAGGGGTCATCCCAGGAGCGGGTCTGCAACCGGCCTTCCACAAAGACTTTGGAACCCTTCTTGACGTACTGGCCAATAATTTCCGCCAGCTTGCGCCAGGCAACCACGCTGTGGAATTCCACTTGCTCTTTCTTCTGCCCGGCCGTGTCGGTCCAGGTGCGGTTGGTGGCAACGCTGAAGAGGGCAACCTGCTGGCCGCCGCCGGTGGTGCGCACGTCGGGGTCGCGGGTGATGTTCCCAATGATCATGACCTTGTTGAGGTTCATCATATGTTCGTACGGGTAAGATGGAGTGTGGGAATGGAAAATTACTTGACGGCGTCCTCGTCCAGGATCTCGTCAATCTTCTTGTCCAACTCATCCAGGGAGAGGGGGGCAGCATCCACAGCCGTCCGCTTGGGGGTGGCAGTTTCTGCCAGGCGGTCTGCAGCTTCCCGGGTTTGCCGAGCTTGCGCGTCTTCGCGGGCTTTGCGGGCTTGGATTTTCTCTTGGATCCGGGCTTCTTCTTCCAGTTCTTTGGCAGTCTTCAGCTTGGTTTGGATGGGCAAGAACCGAATGACTTCGTCCACCAACTTCAATTTTCCCGTGAAGCCATTGAAGGCTGCGGGTTCCAGGTTGAAGTCCAGGTCCACGTAGGTGCCGGTTTTGTGCTTGCCAATGGGGTAGGCGAGCTTGCGCTTGCCAATGACGTGGCTGTTCAGAACCTCGCCTCCAGCTGCGGTCACCAGGTCGCGAATTGTTCCCAAGACGCCATCAGCTGCTTCAGGGGCAACTTGGGAGCCAACGATGGCGAGTAGGTCGTAGTGTTTTGTAGCCATGGAAAAAATGCCAAAAAATGTGTACCCACCGTACCACGTGGGGGGAAGGGAGTCAAGGGAATGGGACTGGCAAAGCACCGGAATCCATCAAATAGCCCCAGGTAGGCGGCTTTTGCTTTACGCCCTAGACCCGCAACCGCTACACTGCACCTATGCACACTGGAGATTGGATTGCCTGTTTTGGCCGCGAACCCTCACTTTCGGCCTGGGAACTGTACCGCGTTACCGGGCAGGATTTTGGCACATTGCACAAGGAAGTGGCTGTCCTGCCGCCTATGCCTGGACATAGCTTGGTGCAGCTCCAGCAGCGCTGTGGGGGGCTGGTGAAGGTTGGGGAGGTCTTGGGCATAGCGCCTGACTTGGTGAGTCTCCACGCCACCCTGGTGCAGGCATGGCCGCAGTTGGTCCCGGCTGGGAGTACGGCCCGGGTCCACTTTGGGGTGAGTGTGTACGGTGCTGGCGGCGCGACGTTGCCACAGGTTCGAAAAGAAGCGAAGAACCTGGCGCAGGGTTTGAAGCGAGAGCTGGTGGAACGGGGTCGGTCTGCGCGGTTGGTCATTGCCAAAGAACCAGTCTTGCCAGCAGCAGCACTGATCCAGGGAAAAATCTTGGAACGGGGATTTGAAATTCTCATCCTCACCACCCCAGATGGTTTGGTCTGGGGGAAGACCGTGGCCGTGCAAGATATTAGCGGGTATGGCAACCGAGACGTGGGCCGGCCGCGGCGGGATGCAACGTCCGGCATGCTGCCGCCCAAGCTGGCGCAGATTATGGTGAACCTCACTGCGCCCCGGCCACAGGCAACGTTGCTGGATCCGTTTTGCGGTTCTGGCACGATTCTGCAAGAAGCTGCACTCTTGGGGGTGGAGCACATCGTTGGTTCGGACATGAGTGACAAAGCTGTGCAAGATTCCACGGTGAACATTGCCTGGTTGCAAGAGCACAGCCAGGTCACGAAAGACATCCGCGTCTTCCGGGCTGATGCTGCAGAAATTGCCAAGCATGTGAAACCAAACTCCATTGAGACCATTGCAACTGAGCCGTACTTGGGTCCACCCCAACGAGGTGTGCCGCGCGGCAGAGTTCTCCTGCCACTCATCTCCGCACTCAGCCGGCAGTACGAGCAGTGGCTGCAGGCCATGGCCGACGTATTACAACCGGGTGGTCGTTTAGCCATGGTCTGGCCTTTCTTTCAGGTGGAAAAGCAGGGGTACTTTTTGCAAGTGCAAGACGCAGCAAAGAACGCTGGTTTCCAGGTCATACAGCCGCCAACCTGGATGCTGGAGCAACCCTGGTTCCGCTCCACGCCGCGCGGCACTGTGCTGTACTCTCGACCTGACCAAGTAGTGGGCCGGGAAATTGCCTTACTGGAAAAACATGCGTAGCAAATGGTTCGGGGTGCTTGTCATCTTCGGCCTCACCTTTCCGGGTTTTGCCCACGCCAGCGCAACTTTGGTTTTTAGTGGTGACGTAATGCTGGGTCGATCAGTCCGCGATCAAATCAACCGTCGCGGTGGTGGAAATGGCGCCTGGGTAACGGCGAATCTTGCCAAAGTTTTTCGGCAAGCTGATTTGGCATTTGTCAATTTGGAGTCGCCGTTCCTCGCGGGCTCAGCTTCCAGCCAGGAAATGATTTTCCGCGCTGACCCAAAGCACGTCACCGCGCTCACGGGCGCGGGTATTGACGTGGTTTCCTTTGCGAATAACCACAGCCGGAACCAGGGGAGCGCAGGCATTCAAGCCACGGTTGATCTGCTGCAGAAAAACCGGATCCTCGTTGCTGGCGCCGGCAGTACGTCAAAAGTCGCCTACGCGCCCCGCTTCTTCCAGGCTGGCGCAGTTCCGGTTGCGGTCTTGGCGTACACGTATGGCGAACGAGTGCTGACGACGAATATCCAGAAAACAACCATTGCTAATGTGGATATCTGGTTAATGCAAGCAGAGGTGAAGAAGGTGCGTGCCACAGGCAGGTTTGTGGTGGTGTCATTGCATGCGGGGAATGAGTACACCGTGGTACCAAACTCGCTGCAGAAGACTTTTGCCCATGCCGCTGTGGATGCAGGCGCCGATCTGGTCATTGGCCATCACCCGCACTGGGTGCAGCCCGTGGAAAAGTACAAAGGCAAGCACATTCTGTACTCCTTGGGGAATCTGGTTTTTGATCAAACGTGGTCGAAGAATACCCAGGAAGGTGCGGTGGCGCGGGTAACGGTGTCTGACCGGCGTCAGGTGACGCTAGAGGTGTTGCCAGTGAAAATCGAACGCACCAGCCAGCCGCGGTTCATGTCGGCTAGTGAGGCAAAACCGGTACTGCAGCGGATGCTGGTCCCGATCAGTGGGAAATTGTGAGCGAAGAAAAAGCGCTGACCTTTCAATCAGCGCTAGGAATCGTAGAGTTACCACCGAGCAGTAATGAAATATGTCCCCGACTCATGGCTTTTTCTGTTTGCGTTTGGCACGCAGGGCGTGAGGAGCTGAATTTCGGTAGTGAGATTGAGGATTTTACAAACGGTGTAGATCTCAAAACTACGGAAATCCTTCAGCCAACTTGGATTGAAAATGTGCTTTGCTCCCTGCTTCTCGTTCGGAGGGACTGAGTAGTCACTTGAGGTTAGCTCCATTACGAGCATTCGATCGATCCCGGCTTGTGCAAGGTACTGGACTATCCCAGGAAGTTTTTTTGCGAATTCATGAAACGGCATGAATCGATGTTGGCCAACTGCACGTTGTAGGTCGGTCACGCCATGATCAGTATTTTCGCAACAGTGGAAACCTGGTTGCGGTAGAAAGTAGTGCTGCTGTTTGCAGCCCGGGCATTGGATTGTCAAACATTCGACAATGGACAATCCCACACAGAAAGCCGAAGTGTGAACATCTTTTTGGTCGGTTTCCGTAATTTTGTACGTGTACCCAGATACCGGACAGTGGAAAGTTTTGCCCAGAAGTTCCTTAAAGTGTGTTGGGAATTGGTGTTTAAAGGTTTCGTCAACAATAGCACGCATGGAAACTCCTTTTTATTGCGTTTGTTCATGTACGTTTGTAGTTTCTTACCCTATCAGCACAATTTCCACTCGTCAAGAAAGGCGCTTTGTGGATAAAAAAAGCGCCGACCTTTCAATCAGCGCTTATATATGGTTGCCCGTGACAAGGTCATCAGTGAGAGGGGATTAGCCTCTCGTAGATGGGATCACCTCCTTTACCGTAATGACCTGTACGGATGCAATCGGCTCAAAAGAATGCTTTCGAATCACTATAGCCTCCTGATGCTTCACACCCAGCACCTGGGGTTTTGAGGTTGCGTACCATGGTGTCGTTTTGGGTAACGAACCGTTTCGTCTTCAGTATAACGAAAAAACCTACACCCAGGGAAGAACTGGGTCAAGGTTTTGGATGTCGATAGGAGTATGGAGGGCAGGTAGAGTTGGAAGGTTAGCAGAGATGCTAATTTTCCCCTCCTTTCCAAGGAGCCGTCTGCGGCGGGTGCGAGCGAGTGCAGCACCCCCAGGTTAGGGGTGGTTCTGCTCTCCTTCTTTGTCATTCTGAGCCTCACTGCAGTGGGGCGAAGAATCTCCGTGGTTGGTTACAGTCTTCAGAGATCCTTCGAAGACTCAGGATGACAAAAAGCACCAAAGATCTCTACAGCTTTATGGCTCTACCCCGACGATCCCACTGCGGGATGTCGGGGCGGGTGGCTTTCTGGCTTCTTCCTACACTCCGACGCGGAAATGCGCCACGTCGCCATCGCGCATGACGTACTCTTTGCCTTCAATGCGCAGCAAGCCTTTGTCTCGGCAGCCAGACTCGCCGTACTGCACCAGATCTTTCCAATCCATTACCTCCGCACGGATGAATGCACTTTCAAAATCGGAGTGGATAACCCCCGCCGCTTCTGGTGCCAGCGCACCTTGGCGGACAGTCCAGGCTTTGGTTTCCATTTCTCCAGAGGTGAAGAAGGTGAGCAGCCCCAGGGTGTGATACGCCTTCTTTATCAACCGGTTCAAGCCGGGTTCAGTGAGGCCTAAGTCTTTCAGGTACGCGTCAGCTTCCTCCGTTGTGAGCTCTGCAAGTTCTGCTTCAATTTTTGCTGAGATGACCAGCACATCCTCCACGTTGAATTTGTTCGCCTCGGCAAACTGTTTCTGAAGAGTGTCCGCATTTTTTAATTCTGCTTCATCGGCGTTGATGACGTAGAGTACAGGTTTGCCAGACAAGAGCTGTAACTCCTTGATAAGCGGTCCCAAATCAGCATCTTCTCGAAACGTGCGAGCCGGGGTGCCAGCCGCCAACGCCTGTTCCAGTTTTTCCAAATGGGGGAGCTGTGCCACGCTGAGTTTATCTCCCGACTTCACTTTCCCCCGTGCTGTCTCCACCCGTTTCTTCACTGCCTCCAAATCCGCCAGAGCAAGCTCAGTGTCAATGGTAGCCACATCTTCAATCGGATTGACCCGGTTATCCACATGGATGACGTCGGGATCGGTAAAAGACCGAACCACGTGGGCAATGGCCGCCACCTCTCGAATGTTCGCCAAAAACTTGTTGCCCAAGCCTTCACCCTTGTGCGCGTCTTTCACTAAACCAGCAATGTCTACGAATTCAATAATCGTGGGCACAATTTTGCCCGACGCGCTGACCTTGGCCATGGGCGCCAGGCGTTCATCCGGCACTTCCACCACGCCCACGTTGGGATCTATGGTGGTAAAGGGGTAGTTTTCCGCGGGCACAGCCTTCTTCGTAAGGGCGCGGAATAAACTGGATTTTCCGACGTTGGGGAGACCAACAATTCCTATTTGGAGTGACATGTTGTGGATACTACCAGGCTTCTGCACTTTCTCCTAGTCAGGTATACTATAGGCATATGTTTGAGAACATCCCATCGCCTTCGGGTTCTCCAAATCCAATTCCACCAACGCCACCCCCGCAGCCCTGGGCGCAACCCACGGGTGGGGTACCGCAACCTGCAATGCCACCAGCACCAGTCCAGCCAATGCAGGATGGGAAAGACTGGGGACCGTTGAAGCCAATACGGAAAGTGCCCAAGCCTGGCGAAGAGCGCATGCAGTCCACACTGGCGGTTGCAACCATGCCCCAGGTGGCGGATGTGGAAACCAAAACGAAGCTCGGTTTAATCTTAGGGCTGGTTGGCCTTGTCGTCATCATTGGTGGTGGCACGGCAGCCTTTGTATTCTTTGGGAAGAAGACGGATGACTCGAAGCTGAACGATAACGCGAACAGCGTGGCTGTGCTGAGCAATGCCAACACGAACCGGTCAGTTTTCCCAGAGGGGAACAGCAATGTGAACCAGGCGGTGAATCAGAATGTAAATACTGCCGGAAATGTAAACACGGTAGGGAACGTCAATGCAGCGGGGAATGTGAATCAGGCTATTGTTCCAACTACTGCTGACACGGATAAGGATGGCATTTTTGATCAAGACGAGCTGTACTTGGGTACAGACCCGGCCAAAACTGATACGGATGGCGATGGGTACTCTGACAGCAGTGAGCTACGTAAGGGGTATTCTCCTGTGAGTACTGCAGAGCTCACAGTTGCGAACTACCACACCTACTGTACGGCGATGGTGGGTGGTGATGTCCCATTTGCTACTTGGACTAGCTCGGAAAGAGAAACGTACTGTACGAACTCGGAGACAGCGACGAGCCGGCTCCTTCCTCAGCAAAGATCATTAGATACCGCTGCCTTCACGCAGCTGGTTGGCGACGAAATAAACACGACAAAAACTTTTTGCACGGAACTCTTCTCCCAAGTCACCAATGAGCAAGAGACAAAGGCAAAAAACTGTGTCTTTAGTCTCAGTAGTAGTTTTGCGGTTTTCTTTCAGCTCCCAGCCTCTTAATTCTCAGCTAGTCGCAGAGTTCGCTCCAGCAGCATCGCCACGGTCACGGGCCCAACGCCGCCAGGTACGGGTGTTAGCCAGCCGGGCTGATTTGCCATACTCGCTGCGTCCACATCGCCCACCACTTTCCCGTCTACACGGTTAAACCCCACGTCAACAATAATGACGTCTGGTTTGGTATGTTCAGCTTTGAGGAAACCAGCTTTGCCAAGGGCAATGACAATGAGGTCGGCGTCTTTTGTTGCTTGGGCAAAGTCACGGAAGGGGGGGTAGAGCAAGGTCACGTCCAAACCTGCACGGGTGAGCAGCATGGCCATGGGTTCGGCGAAGATGGGGCCATTTGCCAGCACCACCGCTTTTTTTCCGTCTAGAGGTACGCCGGGAACTTGTGCCAAAGCCAAGACACCTTCGCACAAGCCAGGAGCCAGTGCACCCGGCACATTCTGCTTGTAGCGTTCCAGGTTGGTTTTGTGAAAGCCGTCTGCGTCTTTTGCGGGATCAATGGCGGAAACCACCGTGTCAGCATTCAGCTGGTTTGGCAGCGGGAGCTGGACAATCATGCCACTGATAGCTGCGTTGGCATTGAGTGCTTGGATTTTTTGCACCACCGTTGCTTCATCCACTGTTGCGGGAAAGCGGTGTACTTCGGCATGGATGCCAACCTGTGCAGCAGCTTCTTCTTTGAGGCGAACGTAGGTGACGGAAGCTGGGTCGTCACCAACCAAAACAATTGCTAAGCCAGGTCGGGTGCTGCTTGCGGCGCAGTGTGTCTTCACACTGCTGAGTATGCTATTAGCTAATGCACGACCGTCAATCTTCTGCATGAGTTACGAATTACGAATAGATACTACGAAAATACGAATTACGAAAAGGATATGTATGTAGAGAAGAGGAATTTTGATGGAGGGGGTCGCCACCCACCCACCTTCGCCGAAGCGGCTTCGCGCAGGCAGGTATCGGTATACGGCATCGTCAATCGCGTAACGTACCGAGTACCGGATCCGAAGCCTTACTTACGATACAGGCTGCGACACCGTCCTACGTTAGCCGAGTTTATTTCTTGGGGAAAGAACTTCGCTGTTCCACAATCTCCCTCTCAGCGTACCACATTTGGCGCAATTCACCGGCAAGGTAGAAGGAGCCGGTGATGAGTATGGCATCAGCCGGTGTGGCTGAACGGCGGGCTGAACGAAATGCCTGCAGGGAGGTGTGGTGCATGGAGGTTCGTTTTTTCGTTCCTAATGCTCGGAGTGCATTTGCTAATTCTCGCGGTTGGAGTGCTGGGGGATAGGGCTGACTAGATGCCGTGCAAAACCAGCCTGTCACTATGGGCAGCAGCGGCCGGAGGATACGCTGAGGTTTTTTGTGCGCGGTAATGCCAATGATGCATTTGACCTTTCGTATTCCTTGGGTGCGGAGGGCGGCTACCAGAGCCTGGGCTTTCAGCTGGTTATGACTCCCGTCAATGATGACCGGCAAGCGGTCAGGCATGCGTTCCACTCGAGCCGGGAGACGGAGGTGGCGCAAGGTTGTCTGGATCACCTCAGGCTTGAGTTGTAAGAACTGGCAGGCAGCCTGGATGATTGCTGCATCTAGTTGGCTTGCTGGGCCCCGGAGAGTGCCAACCTGCAGTTTTGTCGAAGGACGCACCACGGTCACTTTTGCCCGCGCCTGCCTAGCCTGCTGTTGAATGATGCCCAACAGTTTTGGTTCAGTCACGCCGGTGATTACCGTACAGCCAGGTTTGATGATTCCGGCTTTTGCGCGGGTGATAGCTTTTCGCGTCCGGCCCAGGATCCGTTCATGGTCCATGCCAATAGCAGTGATGATTGCTAGCTTCGGCGGGCGGATGATATTCGTAGGGTCATTTTTCCCGCCCGCGGCCACTTCAATGACCGCCCACTGGATTTTGCGTTTCTGGAAGATGAGTAAAGCCATGGCAAACAGCGCTTCAAAGTGTGAAGGCTGG encodes:
- a CDS encoding Mur ligase family protein codes for the protein MPRSVDPALGLQRTQALLDLLGNPERGFRYVHVTGTAGKGTVVAGIAAALHAAGERVGTFTSPHVTTTLERITVGAKLTSVQDFLWAFAKVQKAIRTLAKKFQPSHFEALFAMALLIFQKRKIQWAVIEVAAGGKNDPTNIIRPPKLAIITAIGMDHERILGRTRKAITRAKAGIIKPGCTVITGVTEPKLLGIIQQQARQARAKVTVVRPSTKLQVGTLRGPASQLDAAIIQAACQFLQLKPEVIQTTLRHLRLPARVERMPDRLPVIIDGSHNQLKAQALVAALRTQGIRKVKCIIGITAHKKPQRILRPLLPIVTGWFCTASSQPYPPALQPRELANALRALGTKKRTSMHHTSLQAFRSARRSATPADAILITGSFYLAGELRQMWYAEREIVEQRSSFPKK
- a CDS encoding bifunctional 5,10-methylenetetrahydrofolate dehydrogenase/5,10-methenyltetrahydrofolate cyclohydrolase, with protein sequence MQKIDGRALANSILSSVKTHCAASSTRPGLAIVLVGDDPASVTYVRLKEEAAAQVGIHAEVHRFPATVDEATVVQKIQALNANAAISGMIVQLPLPNQLNADTVVSAIDPAKDADGFHKTNLERYKQNVPGALAPGLCEGVLALAQVPGVPLDGKKAVVLANGPIFAEPMAMLLTRAGLDVTLLYPPFRDFAQATKDADLIVIALGKAGFLKAEHTKPDVIIVDVGFNRVDGKVVGDVDAASMANQPGWLTPVPGGVGPVTVAMLLERTLRLAEN